A window of the Bacteriovorax sp. PP10 genome harbors these coding sequences:
- the acpP gene encoding acyl carrier protein: MKDKVIKLISDATKIDIAKINLETSFVDDLNLDSLDIVELMMKMEDEFGVEIPEEDAEGLKTVKDIVTYLEKKQA; the protein is encoded by the coding sequence ATGAAAGACAAGGTTATTAAACTAATCAGCGACGCGACTAAAATTGATATCGCTAAGATCAATCTTGAAACTAGTTTCGTTGACGATCTAAACCTAGACTCTCTAGACATCGTTGAACTAATGATGAAAATGGAAGATGAATTTGGTGTTGAAATCCCTGAGGAAGACGCTGAAGGACTGAAGACGGTAAAAGACATCGTTACTTACTTAGAAAAAAAACAAGCTTAA
- the fabG gene encoding 3-oxoacyl-ACP reductase FabG, whose amino-acid sequence MIATYNDLKGKTVLITGASRGLGKKMAEALATQGAHVVFNYRNDEAAAMKLKEELQALGASNVTALLFDVTNTAQMKEAVEKFVETNGPITGLVNNAGISKDQIVLRMKEEDVTATINTNLTSAIMLTQILSRSFLKAENVSVVNISSIVGLMGNASQIAYSASKAGMIGFTKSYAKELASRNVRCNAICPGFITTDMTHALDEKVKDAYLTSIPLKRMGDAEEVANLVCFLLSKASSYITGETIKIDGGLYI is encoded by the coding sequence ATGATCGCAACATACAACGACCTAAAAGGTAAAACAGTTTTAATCACAGGTGCCTCAAGAGGCCTTGGTAAAAAAATGGCAGAAGCTCTTGCAACTCAAGGTGCTCATGTTGTTTTCAATTATAGAAATGATGAAGCAGCAGCGATGAAGTTAAAAGAAGAGCTTCAAGCTCTTGGTGCTTCAAACGTGACTGCCCTACTCTTCGACGTGACTAATACGGCTCAAATGAAAGAAGCTGTTGAAAAATTCGTTGAAACGAATGGCCCGATCACTGGTCTTGTTAACAACGCTGGTATCTCAAAAGATCAAATCGTTCTTCGTATGAAAGAAGAAGATGTGACAGCAACAATCAACACAAATTTAACGTCGGCCATTATGCTGACTCAAATTCTATCTAGAAGCTTCCTAAAAGCAGAAAACGTTTCAGTTGTTAACATCAGCTCAATCGTAGGGCTTATGGGGAACGCTTCGCAAATTGCCTACTCTGCTTCAAAAGCAGGGATGATTGGTTTCACAAAGTCTTATGCTAAAGAATTAGCTTCAAGAAACGTAAGATGCAACGCAATATGCCCCGGTTTTATCACTACAGATATGACACATGCTCTAGACGAAAAAGTTAAGGATGCATACCTAACTAGTATCCCCCTAAAACGTATGGGTGACGCTGAAGAAGTAGCGAACTTAGTTTGTTTTTTATTGAGCAAAGCATCGTCATATATCACTGGAGAAACGATTAAAATTGACGGTGGATTATATATCTAA
- the fabD gene encoding ACP S-malonyltransferase, with protein sequence MVKSVTLLFPGQGSQYVGMGKNLDQSLFDKGNEILGYDLKKLMQEGPEEELKLTHNTQPAILKHSITLFTQLMTVLEKHNVKIDRVLGHSVGEYAALAVAGVLSPYDAIHAVHLRGKYMQEAVPVGMGKMFAILKVPADVVEEACKVSSKPGSEVMPANFNDPSQIVISGESEACARAVAWLAENYKEAHRAMELNVSAPFHSSLMKPAADKLKEAFTKFKWNENKIPYIANINAKEYPAGTNPEVIIDNLYHQAYGPVLWTQSIEKLPSDTLCIEVGPGKVLMGLVRKINKDIKVIPLDRDEALAEIEELLK encoded by the coding sequence ATGGTTAAGTCGGTTACACTTTTATTTCCCGGACAAGGATCTCAATATGTCGGAATGGGAAAAAATTTAGATCAATCTCTCTTCGATAAAGGTAATGAGATTTTAGGGTATGACCTTAAAAAATTAATGCAAGAAGGCCCAGAAGAAGAACTTAAACTGACTCACAACACGCAACCTGCCATCTTAAAACACTCAATCACATTGTTCACTCAATTGATGACTGTTCTAGAAAAACACAATGTAAAAATCGATCGCGTACTTGGCCACTCTGTTGGAGAGTACGCGGCCCTTGCTGTTGCTGGAGTTCTATCTCCATACGACGCTATTCACGCAGTTCACCTTCGTGGAAAATACATGCAAGAAGCTGTTCCTGTTGGAATGGGAAAGATGTTTGCTATTTTAAAGGTGCCAGCTGACGTTGTTGAAGAAGCTTGTAAAGTTTCTAGCAAACCTGGTTCAGAAGTTATGCCTGCAAACTTCAATGACCCTTCTCAAATTGTTATTTCAGGTGAAAGTGAAGCCTGCGCTCGCGCAGTTGCTTGGCTTGCTGAAAATTACAAAGAAGCTCACCGTGCAATGGAACTTAATGTTTCAGCACCATTCCACTCTTCTTTGATGAAGCCTGCTGCTGATAAATTAAAAGAAGCGTTTACAAAATTTAAATGGAACGAAAATAAAATTCCGTACATCGCAAACATCAATGCAAAAGAATATCCAGCTGGAACAAACCCAGAAGTGATCATTGATAATTTGTATCACCAAGCATATGGCCCGGTGTTATGGACGCAATCAATTGAGAAACTTCCATCTGACACACTTTGTATTGAAGTAGGACCTGGAAAAGTATTAATGGGTCTGGTCCGTAAAATAAATAAGGACATCAAGGTTATCCCACTTGATAGAGATGAAGCCTTAGCTGAAATCGAGGAGCTTTTAAAATGA
- a CDS encoding beta-ketoacyl-ACP synthase III codes for MKTYEAKILGTGMYAPKKIMTNFDLESIVETNDQWIFERTGIKQRHISSTEGGEFPTDMALAAAKDALAAANLQPNDIDFIIFASVTPDVKLPNSACILQVKLGITNNCACLDIAVACSGFVYGTNLANSMIKTGLAKTVLVVGSEMLSRVVNWKDRNTCILFGDGCGVAIIGRAEEGSESKVLASILNSDGTGGEFFSHPVGGAVTPITAEHIANDEQFMLMKGKEMFKVATRTLAENGRKCLEQAGMTLDQVDWIVPHQANIRIIETTANILGVSMDKVIVNIQNYGNTSAATVPIAMHEAIMDGRIKRGDIVLLDAFGAGLTAGATLLRY; via the coding sequence ATGAAAACCTATGAAGCAAAGATTCTAGGAACTGGGATGTACGCTCCCAAGAAGATCATGACGAACTTCGATCTAGAATCAATCGTCGAAACTAATGACCAATGGATTTTTGAGCGCACGGGAATCAAACAACGCCACATCAGTTCTACTGAAGGTGGAGAATTTCCAACAGATATGGCACTTGCCGCTGCTAAAGATGCGCTTGCTGCTGCTAACTTACAACCAAACGATATCGACTTCATCATATTTGCCTCAGTTACTCCTGATGTAAAACTTCCTAACTCTGCATGTATTCTTCAAGTAAAACTTGGAATCACAAACAACTGTGCTTGTTTGGATATTGCTGTTGCTTGTTCGGGATTTGTTTACGGAACTAACTTAGCAAACTCGATGATTAAAACAGGACTTGCTAAAACTGTTTTAGTTGTTGGATCGGAAATGCTTTCTCGAGTTGTGAACTGGAAAGATAGAAACACATGCATTCTTTTCGGAGATGGTTGTGGTGTCGCTATCATCGGTCGCGCGGAAGAAGGATCGGAATCAAAAGTACTAGCTTCTATTTTAAATTCAGACGGAACAGGCGGAGAGTTTTTCTCTCACCCGGTTGGTGGAGCTGTAACTCCAATTACTGCTGAACATATTGCTAACGATGAACAATTCATGCTGATGAAAGGTAAAGAGATGTTCAAAGTTGCAACAAGAACTCTTGCTGAAAACGGAAGAAAATGTTTAGAGCAAGCTGGTATGACACTCGATCAAGTTGATTGGATTGTTCCTCACCAGGCCAATATCAGAATCATCGAAACGACTGCGAATATCTTAGGCGTAAGCATGGATAAAGTGATCGTGAATATTCAAAATTATGGAAACACATCTGCGGCGACTGTGCCGATTGCTATGCATGAAGCGATCATGGATGGAAGAATTAAGCGTGGAGACATTGTTCTTCTGGACGCTTTTGGTGCGGGCTTAACTGCCGGTGCTACTTTATTAAGATACTAA
- the rpmF gene encoding 50S ribosomal protein L32, translating to MAVPKKKNSVSRKGLRRAGQHHKLYRKHPMSCSNCGSHVMPHAVCSACGFYKGKVVVSVKAASTEEAAQ from the coding sequence ATGGCAGTTCCTAAGAAGAAAAATTCAGTTTCAAGAAAAGGTTTAAGAAGAGCTGGTCAACACCATAAACTATATAGAAAACACCCAATGTCATGTTCAAACTGTGGATCGCATGTAATGCCTCACGCTGTTTGCTCTGCTTGTGGTTTCTACAAAGGAAAAGTTGTTGTTTCAGTTAAAGCTGCATCAACTGAAGAAGCTGCTCAATAA
- a CDS encoding YceD family protein translates to MNIITKINGQIDPSVAVTNYSHDITEDYELSNEKTPWIQQILTELHEQLDPDDVYPAGSMKLSLEITRKKNPFIGDHLVVRAKIDARYHLPCGLTLVPLAQHMLLNVNAAFLHDSHEKMEEYVEATTVYADNEEMELYFYRKGLADINEFIHEQIFLEVPAFPRSETVEEAQE, encoded by the coding sequence ATGAATATTATAACGAAAATTAACGGCCAGATCGATCCAAGTGTCGCTGTAACTAATTACAGTCATGACATTACTGAAGATTATGAATTATCAAACGAGAAGACTCCATGGATTCAGCAAATATTGACTGAACTTCATGAACAATTAGATCCAGATGATGTTTATCCTGCTGGGTCAATGAAGTTAAGTTTAGAAATTACACGTAAAAAAAATCCGTTTATCGGAGACCATTTAGTTGTCAGAGCTAAGATTGACGCTCGCTATCATTTACCATGTGGACTGACTTTAGTACCACTTGCGCAGCACATGCTTTTAAATGTTAACGCGGCTTTCCTTCACGATTCTCATGAAAAAATGGAAGAATACGTTGAAGCTACAACGGTTTACGCTGATAACGAAGAAATGGAACTTTATTTTTACCGCAAAGGGTTAGCGGACATTAATGAATTTATCCATGAGCAGATCTTCCTGGAGGTTCCGGCCTTCCCAAGATCAGAAACAGTTGAAGAAGCACAAGAATAG
- a CDS encoding shikimate kinase, with product MNILVCGFMGSGKTTFALGFEGNDLGYITYDLDHVVADHLGITHLELGEWINKNTLQKFRDVEMEVLTNLVNQRTMKIIALGGGTPTAEKFWDLKDQTKLVFLDVPFETCFNRIKNDSNRPLTALGEEGLRDLYQKRLPIYKKADLILSETEIKEIEGLESLVHNLSSI from the coding sequence GTGAATATTTTGGTCTGTGGATTTATGGGGTCGGGTAAAACCACCTTCGCCCTTGGTTTCGAGGGAAATGATTTAGGTTATATAACCTATGATCTCGATCATGTGGTAGCCGATCACTTGGGAATTACTCACCTGGAGCTGGGAGAGTGGATCAATAAAAATACTCTGCAAAAGTTCAGGGATGTGGAGATGGAAGTTCTCACTAACCTGGTCAACCAGAGAACGATGAAGATTATAGCTCTTGGTGGAGGAACTCCGACGGCCGAAAAGTTCTGGGATTTGAAAGACCAGACTAAACTTGTCTTCCTCGATGTACCTTTTGAAACTTGTTTTAACCGAATCAAAAATGACAGTAATCGACCTTTGACTGCGCTGGGCGAAGAAGGATTGAGGGATCTGTATCAAAAACGACTTCCCATTTACAAGAAAGCTGACCTTATCCTCTCGGAAACTGAGATAAAAGAGATTGAAGGCCTTGAGTCTTTAGTGCATAATTTATCTAGTATATAA
- the alr gene encoding alanine racemase, which produces MKFRSRLVVNLDNLAYNVNQIRKITPNTNILFMIKADGYGHGMIPIARYAITELGIREFGCATIGEALKLREELNELEFDIYVFSDIQLELLENVDIYLKRRIIPVISNVSELDYILHTPELRNFPICLKFNTGMNRLGLDPNDAPLIVNRLKQHGRTSVHHLISHYANASAGMDANQTNVLQRTRFEEIKKFFRDAGITLERTSQSNSGSIEQKTGLRENSGDTHARPGLMLYGPSSLNDGVPGSFQGKLVSKLETYILRVFEVQKGDVVGYNSTPCPEDGLIAILAIGYGDGFFNRYSGAHLYHKGFEGTIIGRVSMDMTHVFFPKEAIGKITAHEIFTIWGQTEDDLKKFCMETKTIPYEVFCALLPRVPRVYRLN; this is translated from the coding sequence ATGAAATTTAGAAGCCGCTTAGTGGTTAATCTCGATAATCTTGCTTATAACGTTAACCAGATCAGAAAAATTACTCCCAACACCAACATCCTCTTTATGATTAAAGCGGATGGTTACGGCCATGGGATGATTCCCATCGCTCGTTACGCGATTACTGAACTGGGCATCCGTGAATTCGGGTGTGCGACGATCGGTGAAGCGCTTAAACTTCGTGAAGAGTTGAATGAACTTGAATTTGATATTTATGTTTTTTCAGATATTCAGTTAGAGCTTTTAGAAAATGTTGATATTTATTTAAAGCGTAGAATTATCCCGGTTATTTCTAACGTCAGTGAGCTGGATTATATCCTGCACACTCCAGAGCTGAGAAATTTTCCGATTTGTTTAAAGTTCAATACGGGGATGAATCGCTTGGGGCTTGATCCTAACGACGCACCATTAATTGTGAATCGTCTAAAACAACATGGTCGCACCAGTGTTCACCATTTGATCAGTCACTACGCTAATGCGAGTGCTGGCATGGATGCAAATCAAACAAACGTTTTACAAAGAACTCGTTTCGAAGAAATTAAAAAGTTTTTCCGCGATGCGGGAATTACTTTGGAGAGAACATCTCAATCAAATTCTGGAAGTATCGAACAAAAAACCGGCCTTCGTGAAAATAGTGGAGACACTCACGCAAGACCAGGACTGATGTTATACGGGCCTAGTTCATTAAATGACGGAGTTCCAGGGAGCTTTCAAGGTAAGTTGGTATCGAAGCTGGAAACTTACATCCTTCGAGTGTTTGAAGTTCAAAAAGGTGATGTGGTTGGATACAATTCAACACCTTGTCCAGAAGATGGATTGATTGCCATCCTGGCGATTGGTTACGGCGATGGATTTTTCAATCGCTATTCGGGTGCGCATTTATATCACAAAGGTTTTGAAGGAACGATCATTGGGAGAGTCAGCATGGATATGACTCACGTGTTCTTTCCAAAAGAAGCTATCGGCAAAATTACTGCTCACGAAATATTTACGATCTGGGGACAGACAGAAGACGACTTAAAAAAATTCTGTATGGAGACAAAAACAATTCCGTACGAAGTTTTCTGCGCGCTTCTTCCTCGCGTTCCGAGAGTTTATCGTTTAAACTAA
- a CDS encoding MlaE family ABC transporter permease: protein MITRLKKYFEGKIEEFGRSILDMVDGLGLITMFMGRSFYWMVRPPFRIRILFEQLYAIGNKSMTIVLLAGLFTGMVFCTQTYLGFKMINVDSLVGSIVAISLAKELAPVLTGLIVAGRAGSAMAAQIGSMKVTEQIDALEVMGINSIQYLAVPRIIAATIAMPMLSICFLFIGNLGAYLIGTTTLMIDEAMFFSKLSEFMSVADVAQGVIKATVFGYVIAVIGTYFGFQVEKGAVGVGRGTNQAVVWGMVSVLVLDYFLTTFLVKIL from the coding sequence GTGATAACAAGATTAAAAAAATACTTTGAAGGCAAGATCGAAGAGTTCGGTCGTAGCATTCTAGACATGGTCGATGGCCTTGGGCTGATTACTATGTTTATGGGGAGATCATTCTATTGGATGGTCAGACCTCCGTTTCGTATCCGCATTTTGTTTGAACAGCTTTATGCTATCGGCAATAAAAGTATGACCATCGTTCTACTAGCAGGACTATTCACTGGAATGGTTTTTTGTACTCAAACTTATTTAGGTTTTAAAATGATCAACGTTGACTCCCTGGTAGGGTCAATCGTGGCGATCTCTCTGGCCAAAGAACTTGCTCCGGTGTTAACCGGATTAATTGTTGCCGGAAGAGCGGGCTCTGCTATGGCCGCACAAATTGGATCAATGAAAGTAACAGAGCAGATCGACGCTCTGGAAGTTATGGGGATCAACAGCATCCAGTATCTTGCAGTGCCAAGAATTATTGCAGCGACGATTGCTATGCCGATGCTCTCTATTTGTTTTCTTTTTATTGGAAATCTTGGGGCCTACTTGATTGGAACCACCACGTTGATGATTGATGAGGCGATGTTCTTTTCAAAGTTAAGTGAATTCATGTCGGTGGCAGATGTCGCTCAAGGCGTGATTAAAGCAACTGTTTTTGGTTACGTGATTGCAGTTATTGGAACTTATTTTGGCTTCCAGGTTGAAAAAGGTGCAGTCGGTGTAGGGCGCGGAACAAACCAGGCCGTTGTTTGGGGAATGGTTTCTGTTTTAGTTTTGGATTACTTCTTAACAACTTTCCTGGTGAAGATTCTTTAG
- a CDS encoding ABC transporter ATP-binding protein has translation MLTFDDPAISVKNVTKIFGEQKVLDGLSFDIEKNSITTILGFSGAGKSTLIKHILGIMSPTSGSVEVLGTDLKSLDQMELREFRRNYGMLFQYAALFDSFTARENVAFPLREFTPLKEAEIMSTVKDLLLSVGIKEESFDRLPSELSGGMRKRVGLARALALSPKIMLYDEPTTGLDPITTKMVNNLIVETSKDKRNDREMTSVIISHDIKATLEISDYVAFLDRGKIIEYLPVEEFKKSDKEVVQEFLRL, from the coding sequence GTGTTAACTTTTGATGATCCGGCGATATCAGTTAAAAACGTTACCAAGATCTTTGGTGAACAAAAAGTCCTTGATGGACTGAGTTTTGATATCGAAAAAAATAGCATCACAACTATTCTGGGATTTTCCGGAGCAGGGAAGTCGACTTTAATTAAGCATATTTTAGGAATTATGAGCCCGACATCGGGATCAGTTGAAGTTTTAGGAACGGATTTAAAAAGTCTTGACCAGATGGAATTGAGAGAATTTCGTAGAAACTACGGAATGCTTTTTCAGTACGCCGCACTTTTCGATTCATTCACGGCCCGCGAGAATGTGGCCTTCCCACTTCGCGAGTTCACACCATTAAAAGAAGCAGAAATTATGAGTACCGTAAAAGACCTTTTACTCTCGGTAGGGATTAAAGAAGAGTCTTTTGATCGACTGCCTTCAGAACTTTCCGGAGGGATGAGAAAAAGGGTAGGCCTTGCTCGCGCTCTGGCACTTAGTCCGAAGATCATGCTTTATGATGAGCCGACAACTGGACTGGACCCAATCACGACAAAAATGGTTAACAATCTTATTGTCGAAACTTCTAAAGATAAACGAAATGACCGAGAGATGACTTCGGTTATTATTTCCCATGATATTAAGGCAACGCTTGAAATTTCCGACTATGTGGCATTTTTAGACCGTGGTAAGATTATTGAATATCTACCAGTTGAAGAGTTTAAGAAGTCGGACAAAGAAGTTGTTCAGGAATTTTTGAGACTATAA
- a CDS encoding MlaD family protein: MNEFKVGLLAIATIAAIVFMSFKITSNQSGFGTYVTYRTIVKDASGIFPKTPIKVAGIAAGRITAIELQGNTALITFEILKQINVTKNSKLRIKSVGFLGDKYLEIYVGDSHDMLAKNDFIDSEEAAGMETIIKDASEVLADVKIIVKTLKDTMAPEGQPSPLKKILADVSELVENTKEATLTLKRVMNGNEEKFNALVENLESFSYELAYQVDKGNPDSAMADIKEVLANTKKITADLNSIVADVKSGKGTVGKLLVEDEIADQVKDTLSSVQKLVGKADAIRTELSVFTGANTEGGAESEVALRIFPSPERYYHLGVTTSAIGPDTETITERTVNGTTTYENKKEREKDTFRFNIQIGRRVQDWGFRGGLIESTGGLAVDYYWQNLGTKFSLEGFDYDKDKGPNIRFITDVQIWNILYGRASANKIGTKDRSATVQAGLRFNDEDLKGLMGFFF; the protein is encoded by the coding sequence ATGAATGAATTTAAAGTAGGATTATTGGCAATAGCCACAATCGCAGCGATTGTGTTTATGTCGTTTAAAATCACGTCTAATCAATCTGGATTCGGGACGTATGTAACTTATAGAACAATTGTAAAAGATGCTTCCGGGATCTTTCCAAAAACTCCTATTAAAGTTGCAGGGATTGCAGCAGGTCGTATTACAGCAATCGAACTTCAAGGTAACACTGCTTTAATTACTTTCGAAATTTTAAAACAAATTAACGTTACAAAAAACTCTAAACTAAGAATCAAGTCTGTTGGTTTCCTAGGTGATAAGTATTTAGAGATTTACGTTGGTGACTCTCACGATATGCTGGCAAAAAATGATTTCATTGATTCAGAAGAAGCAGCGGGAATGGAAACCATTATCAAAGACGCTTCTGAAGTTTTAGCAGATGTTAAAATTATCGTAAAAACTCTAAAAGATACGATGGCGCCGGAAGGACAACCTTCACCACTGAAAAAAATCTTAGCTGACGTTTCTGAACTTGTAGAAAATACAAAGGAAGCGACGTTAACACTTAAACGTGTCATGAACGGAAACGAAGAGAAGTTCAACGCTCTTGTTGAGAATCTAGAATCGTTCTCTTACGAGCTTGCATATCAGGTTGATAAAGGAAATCCAGACAGTGCGATGGCCGATATCAAAGAAGTTTTAGCTAATACAAAAAAAATCACTGCTGACTTAAATTCAATTGTTGCTGATGTGAAGAGTGGGAAAGGGACAGTCGGAAAACTTTTAGTTGAAGACGAAATCGCTGACCAGGTTAAAGATACGTTATCAAGTGTACAAAAACTTGTTGGTAAAGCAGATGCGATCAGAACGGAGCTTTCAGTTTTCACCGGAGCTAACACTGAAGGTGGAGCAGAGAGTGAAGTTGCTTTAAGAATCTTCCCATCACCTGAGCGCTACTACCACTTAGGGGTTACGACTTCAGCAATCGGGCCGGACACAGAAACAATTACTGAACGAACAGTTAACGGAACAACAACTTACGAAAATAAAAAAGAACGTGAAAAAGACACTTTCAGATTTAACATTCAAATCGGAAGACGCGTTCAGGATTGGGGATTCCGCGGAGGTTTAATCGAATCTACCGGAGGTCTTGCTGTGGATTACTACTGGCAAAACCTTGGAACGAAATTCTCTCTTGAAGGATTTGATTACGACAAAGATAAGGGGCCTAACATCAGATTTATTACAGATGTACAAATCTGGAATATTCTATACGGACGAGCTTCAGCTAATAAAATTGGAACAAAAGATCGCAGTGCAACGGTGCAGGCCGGTTTAAGATTTAATGATGAAGACTTAAAAGGTCTTATGGGGTTCTTCTTTTAA
- a CDS encoding L-threonylcarbamoyladenylate synthase — MKLNSESVFIYPTDTVWGIGASIHSQSAQKKIAAIKRTADDKPLSIMFTDINILCKSFNFPDSMSKSWLRNYFKLESTLGVPLKISRIPIPSWVTAKSDLVSIRCLEHPELKEIGETLKAPFITTSLNLTGEPPIINFQDAKQFQLAYAPEAEFFGDSSHNLSGRSSTIVFFRGNHFEIIREGLKVEEIKKHLKLTGLVIS; from the coding sequence ATGAAATTAAATAGTGAAAGTGTATTCATCTATCCTACTGATACGGTGTGGGGAATCGGGGCCAGCATTCATTCTCAGAGTGCCCAGAAAAAAATCGCTGCCATTAAAAGAACTGCTGATGATAAACCTCTGTCTATCATGTTCACTGATATCAATATTCTTTGTAAGAGTTTTAACTTTCCAGACAGCATGAGTAAGTCGTGGCTGCGCAATTATTTTAAACTGGAATCAACTCTTGGTGTTCCCTTAAAAATTTCTCGTATTCCAATTCCTTCATGGGTGACAGCGAAGAGCGATCTGGTATCGATCAGATGCTTAGAGCATCCGGAACTCAAAGAAATAGGTGAGACACTAAAAGCACCTTTCATCACCACCAGCTTAAACCTGACAGGTGAGCCACCGATCATCAACTTCCAGGACGCCAAACAGTTTCAACTGGCCTACGCTCCTGAAGCAGAATTTTTTGGCGATAGTTCACACAATCTTTCCGGCAGGTCATCGACCATCGTTTTTTTTAGAGGGAATCATTTTGAAATTATCCGCGAAGGATTAAAAGTAGAAGAGATTAAAAAACATCTGAAACTAACTGGGTTGGTAATTTCCTGA
- a CDS encoding DUF721 domain-containing protein, with the protein MLKKLSQYIQFDGPSQNNKRESTPKTQQLSESFDFISLIKAWKEIAGDKLSQHTIPLKNQNGTLVVLSNHSAFANELSFMELPLKKKIFAKFPNLEKSIRNIKFIVDSTHFTKQYTQFAMPTEKLKKQNENLLHPFSPEYRRLKKEAEEMFRDIEDEGNREKLISLYIQSGNYQPS; encoded by the coding sequence ATGCTAAAAAAACTGTCCCAATACATTCAATTTGACGGCCCTTCTCAGAATAACAAAAGAGAATCGACGCCGAAGACTCAGCAACTGTCTGAGAGCTTTGATTTTATAAGTTTAATCAAGGCCTGGAAGGAAATTGCCGGAGATAAACTCTCGCAGCATACAATTCCACTGAAAAATCAAAATGGAACTCTGGTGGTTTTAAGTAACCATTCGGCCTTTGCTAATGAGTTAAGTTTCATGGAACTTCCTTTAAAGAAAAAGATTTTTGCCAAGTTTCCCAACCTGGAAAAATCAATTCGCAATATTAAGTTCATCGTTGATAGCACTCACTTCACTAAGCAGTACACGCAGTTTGCGATGCCCACTGAAAAATTGAAAAAACAAAATGAGAATTTACTTCATCCATTTTCACCGGAATACAGACGTCTAAAAAAAGAAGCGGAAGAAATGTTTCGTGATATTGAAGATGAAGGCAACAGAGAAAAGCTTATCTCGCTTTATATCCAATCAGGAAATTACCAACCCAGTTAG
- a CDS encoding GNAT family N-acetyltransferase — MKNFKNFEFKKLSHEDIPLVHEWMTSPHVREFWTEKAVGNFSNFKKTFEGKIASKKLNPYIVFLQGKPIGYIQSYVVDEKTFGIHQFIGVEEFVDKGLGSMFVKEFTDELLTSKKITRIITDPSVLNLRAQKAYEKAGFKKVKNADENIVMMEKKIKKAS, encoded by the coding sequence ATGAAAAATTTTAAAAATTTCGAATTCAAAAAATTGTCCCATGAAGATATCCCTTTAGTGCACGAGTGGATGACGAGTCCACATGTTCGCGAATTCTGGACTGAGAAGGCCGTCGGTAATTTTTCTAATTTTAAGAAAACTTTCGAAGGCAAAATTGCTTCAAAAAAACTAAACCCCTATATTGTCTTTCTTCAAGGTAAGCCGATTGGATACATTCAGTCTTACGTTGTAGATGAGAAAACTTTCGGAATTCACCAGTTTATTGGTGTGGAAGAATTCGTGGACAAAGGATTGGGGAGCATGTTCGTGAAGGAATTCACGGATGAGTTACTTACGAGTAAAAAAATCACAAGAATTATCACAGACCCGTCGGTACTGAATTTAAGAGCTCAAAAAGCTTATGAAAAGGCGGGATTCAAGAAAGTTAAAAACGCCGATGAAAACATCGTGATGATGGAAAAGAAAATAAAAAAGGCTTCCTAA
- the rpsT gene encoding 30S ribosomal protein S20, with product MANHKSSEKRAKQDIKKNLNNKINESKTKTAVKKVRDAILAGDKNLAADTFKAAQAELGKLAKTGVIKGNAAARRTSRLAAALNGLK from the coding sequence GTGGCAAACCACAAATCATCAGAAAAAAGAGCAAAACAAGATATCAAAAAGAATCTTAACAACAAGATTAACGAGTCTAAAACTAAGACTGCAGTTAAGAAAGTTAGAGATGCTATTTTAGCTGGAGATAAAAACCTAGCTGCAGATACTTTCAAAGCTGCTCAAGCTGAATTAGGGAAACTTGCTAAGACTGGTGTTATCAAAGGTAACGCTGCTGCAAGAAGAACTTCTCGCCTAGCTGCTGCTCTTAACGGATTAAAGTAA